The genomic stretch taatgtgtgtttgtgtgtgtgtgtgatggactGTCTGTCTCCTGATGATTCGGGTAAACAGGGAAATCTTCAGGCTAAGTACTACTCTCACCTCCCATGAaggctatagtgtgtgtgtgtctgcccccgtctctctctctgtgtgtgtgtgtctgtgtgtgtgagtgtgtgtgagagttggaGCCAGGTTGGGAAATTGATGTATAGATAGAAGTTCATATTTCAGGGAGTGGGGGGTGTTCAGAGCTGAAACCTGATCCATGCTCATACCAGTGGACACTTTGAgcatcctgttctctctctgttccctgtcttccctccatccccccataTCTCCATCACTCCAACTCTGTCCCCAGACCATCctgaattgttttaagatggtcatccCATGGATCATTTATCtgtttgattttgaattttaggacccctttaggtataaaaATAAAAGATATATAAAACAATTATTTGATAACATATTGAATTTGTCCTTTACTGCTGTAACCCAGAGAAACACatggaataacacattcataaatgtaaaaaaagacagtcaaatgaatcataagaaacaaggttttgaagtgtttgTCTTATATATAGGAAATAGATTTGATTCTGTACAGGATTCCTTCTTCACTCTGTTATTTCGGTcactattgtggagtaactacattgttgttgatccatcctcagtcttcttctatcacagccattaaactcttttaaagtcaccattgggctcgtgaaatctctgagcggtttccatcctctccagcaactgagtttgAAATGACGCCTGTATCATtgtagtgactggttgtattgatacacctgccaaagtgtaattaataacttcaccatgctcaaagggatattctttgtctgcttttttaaatgtgtatttatctaccaataggtgcccttctttatgaggcaATGGAAAACCTAccttgtctttgtggttgaatctgtactGGAAATTCACTGCTGGACTGAGGAGCCTTACATATAATTGGatctgtggggtacagagatgacaTGGTCATTCAATAATCGTTTtaaactattattgcacacagagtgagtccatgcaacttattatgcgacttgttaagcaaatgttatactcctgaacttatttaggcttgccataaaagaAGGGTTGAATTCttgttgactcaagacatttcagcttttcatttgttattcatttgtaaaaatgtcaaaaaacataatttcactttgacatcatggggtattttgtgtaggctATTGACACACctcaattaaatccattttaaattcaggctttaGCACAAtaaaaagtggaaaaagtcaaggggtgtgaatattttctgaaggccctgtatagccctgtgtgtgtgtgcatctcagTACCCCTCTATGATTGATGTAGCCTGTACTTGTGTAAGGACAGCCTCCATTACTGCTGCATATAAGAACAGCCTTGAGGCCTGACCATCAACTGTAGCCAGGAAGAGACAAGTAAAAGCCTTTTCGATGGTTGTTTAGCCCAATCAGAATCATTTTCCAGATGGTTGTTTAGCCCAATCAGAATCATTTTCCAGATGGTTGTTTAGCCCAATCAGAATCATTTTCCAGATGGTTGTTTAGCCCAATAAGAATCATTTTCCAGATGGTTGTTTAGCCAAATCAGAATCATTTTCCAGATGGTTGTTTAGCCCAATCAGAATCATTTTCCAGATTGTTGTTTAGCCCAATCAGAATCATTTTCCAGATGTTTTTTAATCCTAATAGTTACACCATTTAAACACTAAACATATCTATTTCTTTTTtcctttctccctttcttctataatttctccctttctctccctccatcccccaggaGTATGATGCCCAAGGCCTTGGATGGCCAGGTTGTCATGGAGAAGACACCGCGTTACTTTGTTACTGTGGAGACCCCGGGGCGTGTACACTCCATGTCGCGTGACGTGAAGCTGATTGTGGTGGTCCGAGACCCTGTGACCCGGGCCATCTCTGACTACACCCAGATCATCTCCAAGACACCCCACATCCCTGCCTTCGAGACCCTCGCCTTCAAGAACCGCACCAATGGTCAGAATCATAGTGATGCATTTTAATTGTATAGGcctatgaatgaatgaatgagtgaATGAATGATAGCATGGTTGGATGGAATAATGAATGACACAAAAATATAGTTTTTCCTAATTCAGTACCCACACAAAGACTATATTCTTTAGTCCTGTCTTCAGTCCCCCCTTTCAAGGTCTAAAACAGGTAACTGTGTCTTTTCTTGATGCCAGGTGAGATTGACTCTCTATGGAGCCCTCTGTGGATCGGACTGTACGCCCAACACCTGGAGCGCTGGCTGGCCTGGTTCCCCCGGGCCCAGATCCACCTGGTCAGTGGGGAGGGCCTCATCTCCGACCCGGCAGGAGAACTAGGAAAGGTCCAGGACTTCCTGGGCCTCCAGAGGATTGTAACGGACAAGCACTTCTACTTCAATAAGACTAAAGGTTTCCCCTGCCTGAAGAAGCCGGAGGGAAGCAGCAAGCCCCACTGCCTGGGGAAGACTAAAGGCCGAACACACGCCCCCATCGACCCTGAAGTGATCCGGAGACTGAGGGAGTTCTACAGGCCGCACAACCAGCGGTTCTATCAGATGGCTGGCCAGGACTTTGGATGGCAATGAGGACTCAGCAGAGTTAACAAGGTGAAACATGAATCCATAGCAACAAAGACACCGAGGGGTATTTGTCCGTCGGCTTCAGTTGGCACTCTGTACCTGTTACTGTGACTTGGGGCAAAGAGTCATGAAATAACCTCATACTCTTGATACAGAAGTGGCTCTGTGCTAGGAACTAAATCCAATGTTGATAGACCTCTGGGTAGCGAGGGAAACAAATATCAGACATTCCATATTGGTGACAGTGCTGAAAGACCATCTCTATGCTAGTTCCCTTTCAGCATCGAATAGATGTTCAACAAAAAGAAAGTGGCACTTGAAGCTGGAATctttagttgctacatccatttttgaagttgtaaattaatgatatatacccattgagTCTTGAATAATAAAAcgtgcctcatgagcttagttcaactgtcatgtcctatcagaacccaaaatacaagcttgttttactccaatgtttgtaaactatgtaaatataaacaaacacagcatcgcctcaaaacatggttaaaactataatttgcCTACAAAGGCAAAACGCAGTAAGTACATATTTGGTCAAAATTTAGTTAAGACTGAAATCAGGCTTTGTAGTATCTGTTTGATACTGTGTCCTGGTTCAATTATGTTCCATTTTTAGAGAAAATGGGAGTGAGAAATTTGCAGTAACTGCAAAATCCAAGTCAAAAACCCAGGATTTCACTTTGGCTTTGATCCACTATATTTGGACTGCAGTTACCTGCTCTGCCATACAAAGGCAAAGAGCAGTAACTATGCAAACGGTGAAACTGAGAAAAATGGCTTTAAAGTTTATTTGCTGTACAGCCCAATATGTTGTAGGTAGGCAAGTGATAATGCAAGTGATAATGCATTATCTTATTATGAAGTCATTTTTTAATGCATTACAACCATGACCACTGATTTGTGACCCCGAAGTCAAATAAATGACCATACAAAGTCAAACAGAAAAACAATGAGTTGGATAAACATATTCAGGTTGTATATACCGCACAAAGTCAAAAATGTTTTGGAAGTATCACCATTCTGCGAGTGGAAATAGTCCTAACCTTAAGGGTTATCACAATAGAACATACAAAACATGCAAACATAACTACATTACACCATTAAATACACTTGGGATGTAGTTAGAACTCAATCTCAAACTGTTTCCATCAAACAGAAAAACAAGAAAAGTTGGATAAAGACATTTAGATTGTAGATACTGCACTTTGCCTTTGCATTAGTTGTTTAAGGTCATACAAAGGCAGAGTGCAGTATCTGCATTTTAGGGGTCATAGGTCAAGTCAGTGGTCATGGTTGATACGCATACAAATCACTACATAATAAGATGGTGTGGCAGTGCATTATCACTTATCTACAGTGCTTGGTTTGTAAATCGGGAGGTGTCGGAAACAAAAAGTTAGTAGAGGCGCTTGCAGAAGTTGCACACATGTGGATTTTCTTTCTGTAGCCTAGGCTCTGGGAAACATGTGGATTTTCTTTCTGTAGCCTAGGCTCTGGGAAACATGTGGATTTTCTTTCTGTAGCCTAGGCTCTGGGAAACATGTGGATTTTCTTTCTGTAGCCTAGGCTCTGGGAAACATGTGGATTTTCTTTCTGTAGCCTAGGCTCTGGGAAACATGTGGATTTTCTTTCTGTAGCCTAGGCTCTGGGAAACATGTGGATTTTCTTTCTGTAGCCTAGGCTCTGGGAAACATGTGGATTTTCTTTCTGTAGCCTAGGCTCTGGGAAACATGTGGATTTTCTTTCTGTAGCCTAGGCTCTGGGAAACATGTGGATTTTCTTTCTGTAGCCTAGGCTCTGGGAAACATGTGGATTTTCTTTCTGTAGCCTAAGTTCTGGGAAACATGTGGATTTTCTTTCTGTAGCCTAGGCTCCGGGAAACATGTGGATTTTCTTTCTGTAGCCTAGGCTCTGGAAAcatgtggatttttttttttctgtagCCTAGGTTCTGGGAAACATGTGGATTTTCTTTCTGTAGCCTAGGCTCTGGGAAACATGTGGATTTTCTTTCTGTAGCCTAGGCTCTGGGAAACATGTGGATTTTCTTTCTGTAGCCTAGGCTCTGGGAAACATGTGGATTTTCTTTCTGTAGCCTAGGCTCCGGGAAACATGTGGATTTTCTTTCTGTAGCCTAGGCTCTGGGAAACATGTGGATTTTCTTTCTGTAGCCTAGGCTCTGGGAAACATGTGGATTTTCTTTCTGTAGCCTAAGTTCTGGGAAACATGTGGCCTTTTATAAACACGTTCTACATCGTTTTACATGACTGAATCTTTTGTAAAACCGCACAAAGGATGGAAATGACAGGCTgctttgacactgacaaacagaGAATCTGAGATCAATTCAAACGACCTCGTCtggaatccatcaatagcctaggtGTGTGGAGACACACATACTGTATTGTACAATATCAGGAGGAAAAGgttttccagtttcactgactcagCCAATGATGTGCAGCTCACTCACCGGTGATGGCCGATGCGCTAGTGCCAAAagcttttctctctcttgttttactgtggctaaAGTATAGGCCTACTCCTGGTGTAGTTCTCAGAAGATTTCATTCCAGTGAATCTCACTCgagttatgtgagagattcaagctctcttctctctctcaccacagcaACAGCCAAGCATTGGTCTGTCGCTAACGTACAATGTTGTGCAGACCATAACCCCAGGCTTTGCCCAACACAAATCAACTTAGAATATCAGGCACGTTTCCACATGACCTTAATTAGGTGGCAGGAGAATTACAAAGGAGGCGAGTCAAATTAATACGGATGACTTTTTTTGGACAACTCGTCCACTTTGTTTTAGAGTTCTTACATTGCAAACAGTGAAAATAGGATCCGACTCAAGTGAATCACTGCTTATCATATTTGGCTGGCTAACAGAAAAGTTTAAAGCCATTTTTCTCATCTTCATCGTTGGCGCAGTTACTGTGTTTTGACTTTGTAGGGcagcctactgtagctctgtctaatgaatttgagagtggttacatttctccggacccatccctcagcttttttacCTAAACACAGGCTGGGCGACCACTTTGTTATCGTTTCAATGAAGGATTCTAAGTTTAAGCTGTGTTTGAAAACACCTGGCGTTCCCGTCTTAGATAGTGCTCCTGCTTAAACTCCCGACCCCACTGTGTCCCACCAGGAGTGAAGGACATGGCGATGGGATGTGTAGTCTGCCGTGTAGGCCAGATGTGTGCTGTAGAGTAAGTAGTAACAACGTCCTGTGGATGCTTCTGCAATGTAGTGAAACACTAAACAAAACTAAACGGATGTCTTACCATGCCTCGTGGAGTATGACCCTCCTCTTCCTTTTTTAAAAACACACCTTAGCTACTCAGTACTTTAGGTCACGAATTAAAGTTGAGAGTTGTA from Oncorhynchus keta strain PuntledgeMale-10-30-2019 chromosome 24, Oket_V2, whole genome shotgun sequence encodes the following:
- the hs3st3l gene encoding heparan sulfate (glucosamine) 3-O-sulfotransferase 3-like → MATFHHSNPTDRDIRRVLQKLIIIISLGIICVSLFYFFTGCCESDITENSVSDRPASDDRNLTFYNYVVPVQDEDGYPGTGEGSTLTPGLETDNTGKDWKATRRLPQALIIGVKKGGTRALLEFLRLHPDIRALGSEPHFFDRHYARGLHWYRSMMPKALDGQVVMEKTPRYFVTVETPGRVHSMSRDVKLIVVVRDPVTRAISDYTQIISKTPHIPAFETLAFKNRTNGEIDSLWSPLWIGLYAQHLERWLAWFPRAQIHLVSGEGLISDPAGELGKVQDFLGLQRIVTDKHFYFNKTKGFPCLKKPEGSSKPHCLGKTKGRTHAPIDPEVIRRLREFYRPHNQRFYQMAGQDFGWQ